The sequence GGTCGACAGCGCCGACGTGAGTCCGGTCGCTTACGGGACGGGCCTCGTACGACCGTCCGAGAATCGGCTGCGGCCCCTCCACACCTTCACGGGCGGCACGGTCGGCAACGTTGTGGCTACGCCATATCGCGATTACGTCGACGTGAGACTCGCCACCAGCGCCCGGCTCCCCTTCCGCGTTGCGAGTCGCGAACGCGGCCTGACCGTGGACGTATACGGTGCGGAAACGCGGACGAACAACCTGCTCTACGGCGCGACGGATCCCCTCATCCACCGCATGGAATGGGAGCAGGTCACGGACGATCTATATCGCCTCCACATCGAGCTGAACGACCCGTTGTGGGGCTTTCAGGCCTTCTACGACGATGCCGGTGCGCTGATCGTTCGCGTTCGCCGCCCCCCCGTGATCGATCCCGCGAATCCCCTGCGCGGCCTCTACATTGGCGTCGACCCGGGGCACCCCCCAGGCGGTGCGATCGGTCCGACCCGGCTCACCGAGGCCGAGGTCACGCTCGAAGTGGCTCGACGGTTGGCCGCCAAGCTGCAAGAGCGGGGAGCGCGCGTGCTGCTGACGCGGGTCGACAGCTCGGCGGTTCCCCTGGGGGATCGGCCGCTTCGCGCCACGCGCGAAGGCGTCCACCTGCTCGTTTCGATTCACATGGACGCCTTCGGCGACGGGGTGAACCCCTTCGAGAACCACGGGACCCACGTCTTCTACAATCAGGCCCAGTCCCTGGATCTCGCGCGGGCGGTGCAGCGAGAGCTGCTGGCGGAGCTGGGCCTGCGGGACCTGGGGGTGTCGCGCCGCGATCTGGCCCTCGTTCGCCCCACGTGGATGCCGTCGATCCTGAGCGAGAGCGCGTTCATGATGATCCCTCAGAACGAGGCGGCCTTGCGTGATCCCGCGGTTCTGGAGCGCATCGCGGACGCGCATCTCCGCGGCATCGAGGCGTTCCTGCGC is a genomic window of Longimicrobiaceae bacterium containing:
- a CDS encoding N-acetylmuramoyl-L-alanine amidase; translation: MRNRSGGGGWTRAFALAATIALAACAAPRTAPAPRPGGAAPTGVRLPPIPPRTGALAIDVVYPAEGQAIGPVDSTFVFGNLGTGQASLSINGVPVEVAPNGAFLAYLPVPPDGVYRVAATAAGGQTVTLERRVQTASLSAPAPGAGSPTGYEILGPDSTAVPAGWLGEVHTARSDGTAVGTAVPGSGTPYNWFFPQGTQLVITGSRAGQLRVRLTDDLSVWVDSADVSPVAYGTGLVRPSENRLRPLHTFTGGTVGNVVATPYRDYVDVRLATSARLPFRVASRERGLTVDVYGAETRTNNLLYGATDPLIHRMEWEQVTDDLYRLHIELNDPLWGFQAFYDDAGALIVRVRRPPVIDPANPLRGLYIGVDPGHPPGGAIGPTRLTEAEVTLEVARRLAAKLQERGARVLLTRVDSSAVPLGDRPLRATREGVHLLVSIHMDAFGDGVNPFENHGTHVFYNQAQSLDLARAVQRELLAELGLRDLGVSRRDLALVRPTWMPSILSESAFMMIPQNEAALRDPAVLERIADAHLRGIEAFLRARAASD